The genomic DNA ATGAATCTGTTGAATACAGAAGGTCCTCTGTCGCGGATAGAGCTTACAAAAAAGTCAAAATTGGACGGAAAGACTGTTACAAGCCTAACTAAAGAACTTATTGGGGAAAATCTTATAAGTTCTATTGGTTATAAATCTTCAACTGGAGGTAGATGTCCTGAATTACTTAATATCAATGCAAATGCAAGACAGTGTATAGGGCTTTACATGGATGGGGAAAAGATTTTAGCAATCCTATCTAATTTAAAAGGCAATATATTGATAAAAAGACAATTTCCCCTAAAGGTAGGAGCCTCAAGAAAAACAGTTATTGATGTATTTGAAAAATCTATACTGTCACTTACTGAACAGGCAGAACATTCAAAGCTACTGGGTATAGGAATAGCAGTTCAGGGTATAATGGATGCAAAGATGGAGACAGTGATACAATCTGCTTTATTCCCATCCATGGAGGGAATGAACCTGAAGAAAATATTGCGAAAGATATATTCTGCGCCAGTTGAGATTGAAGATTCTGCCAGATCCAAGGCTTTGGCAGAGAAGTGGTTTGGAGCTGCTAAAAAAATAGATAACTTCATTCTTCTTGATATGGGCCTGGGGATAGGCTGTGCTATCTTTGCGGAAGGGCACATTCATTATGGTGAAAATATGAGTTCAGGAGAACTAGGACATACAATAATAGACGAGAGAGGCACTTTGTGTCGTTGCGGGCATAGAGGATGTCTTGAAACTGTTGCATCATTAGAGGTTCTCGAGAGAAGAATAAAAAAAGAATTGGGTTTAAAAAGCACAAATCTTGGGGAAATTATAGAGCTGTTAAATAAAGAGAATGCTACTGCAAAGGATATTGTTTGTGAAGTAGGCCATTATATAGGATTAAGTATAAGCAATGTAGTAAATGTAATACACCCATCTCACATAATTCTTGATGGTTTACTAACTAGGCTTGGGAATATATTTTTTAATTCTATAGATGAGACTCTCAAACATTATACAATGCCTAGCTTTTACAATAATCTAAAACTTGTTCCAGCAAAACTGGGCGATGAAGGAGCGTCCTTGGGTGCTACTACGCTCCTGTTGCGAAAAATATTTGAAATGGAAGAACTGATGTGATTTTGTAGGAAGAAAAAAAGGAAAGGAGAAGTATTATGGATCTGAGTCAGAGAATCAAGCGCTATCGTGAGGCGGCCGTCAAAGCCGTCGAGTTCACGATCAGGTACCAGCTGTCTGACGGTGGATACATCTGGGATGGGTATGTCAAGAACGCCTACCACAAGCAGGTTTACTCATGGCCGCTGGCCGGTCGTTTCAGTGAGACACAGCGACTCCTGGACTGGGTCAAGAAGAACACGCTGCAATCCGACGGGCAACTGAAGGATTACCTCGGGGACGTCTACAAACTTGCATGGCTGGTTCACGGAGCCCAGCGGTTGGGACGGTTCGATGTTTCCTATCCGCTCGGATCATTTCTCTTCTCCTACCAGGCGCCCTGTGGTGGCTTTCCGCGGTACACTGCCGACAAGTTGATCCGGTCGGTGTCCACGGCCTGGATGGGGATAACGGCGCTCAGTTTTGGTAAGCTTGATGTGGCGGAAAAGACCGCGCAGTGCTGTATCAGCATGCTGGAGCAACAGCCTGATAAGAACAGGTTCTACTGCCAGATGACCGGGGACGGCAAGCTGGTTACCGAGAAGGAGGATCCAAAGGCACTGATAGTCGATATCGCCAAGCCCAAGCAGAACTACTATGAGCTGGGACTTCCCATGATGCTCATGTGCCGGTTGTATCAGGCGACAGGGAAGACATCGTGGCTGGATTACGCGAAGCCGTTCTTCGAGTTTAATCTGCGTTGCTACGACGACAAGTTCGCTTTCGTCTTCAGTGGAAAGACCGCCTTTGCCGCGGCGATCTATTACTCCATTACCGGCGACGAGAGGGCAAGAGATGCTGCGTATCAGTTCTGCGACTTCCTCGTGGAGACACAACTTCCAGATGGCAGTTGGCGTGATGAGATCAGTGATCCGGATGAACTTCTCTACTATGTTGACCACGCTGCCGAGTTCTGCGTGTGGCTACTGGAGATCGCGGCGATCATGGAGAGTAAAGAGAGAATATAACCTATAAACTATAACGAATCATAGGAGGATTTAAAATGAGAGATGAAAAGTTTACAGGAGAACAAATTAAACAATTGAAAGAAGATGCTTTGCGCTATATATGCCCGCATTCCGCTAAGAATGACGAACTGCTTGTAAATGGTCCTAAAATATTTGTAAAGGGAGAGGGCTGTTATATCTATGATGTGGAGGGCAAGAAATATCTTGATACATTCGCAACCCTGGTTACATCGATATGCGGACATGATCGTCCGGAGGTAAGAGAGGCAGTATATGAACAAATGAAGAAGCTGGAGTTTTTCCCCAATTATGTGGATAGCTTTACATTACCTCTTATCAAGCTGGCAAAGAAACTAGAAGAAATTACACCTGGAGACCTTTCAGTCTCTTTCTTTGTTAACAGCGGTTCAGAGGCTAATGAAACAGCTATAAAGATAGCCAAGCAATACCAACTACAGATTGGACAACCTAGTAAGTGGAAAATTATTGCAAGAAGATTCTCCTATCATGGGACAACCTTAGGCGCTGCATCAGCTACAGGTATACCTTCGTATAAGAAATATCTTGAGCCGTTGATGCCTGGATTTATATTTGCAAAGGCCGCTCGCGACTGCGAGTGTCCGGAAGGTATGGGTTCGAAAGAATACGGAAAAGTCTGCCTTAAGGAGTTAGATGATTTAATGCAATTTGAAACACCGGAGACAATCGCAGGTATGATAATGGATCCTGTGCCCGGATCGAATACAGCATATCCGATTCCTCCTGAAGGATATCTTCAAGGCGTAAGGGAACTCTGTAATAAATATGGAATAGTACTGATATTTGACGAGGTTCAGACAGGATTTGCTAAAACGGGAAAAATGTTCGCATGTGAACACTGGGATGTAACCCCTGATATTATAACTCTTGGCAAGAGCTTAGCAGGCGGGTTTGCTCCTTTGGGCGCCGCTG from bacterium includes the following:
- a CDS encoding aspartate aminotransferase family protein; its protein translation is MRDEKFTGEQIKQLKEDALRYICPHSAKNDELLVNGPKIFVKGEGCYIYDVEGKKYLDTFATLVTSICGHDRPEVREAVYEQMKKLEFFPNYVDSFTLPLIKLAKKLEEITPGDLSVSFFVNSGSEANETAIKIAKQYQLQIGQPSKWKIIARRFSYHGTTLGAASATGIPSYKKYLEPLMPGFIFAKAARDCECPEGMGSKEYGKVCLKELDDLMQFETPETIAGMIMDPVPGSNTAYPIPPEGYLQGVRELCNKYGIVLIFDEVQTGFAKTGKMFACEHWDVTPDIITLGKSLAGGFAPLGAAVMTEKIYKVFKRVGHELKSGSTFGGHTVSCAAALANIDIIEKENLVAKAVKMGKYLKGELEKLYKYPIVGDVCGIGMLLAVKLVSDRKTKKPLDQKLKVGKWIRERCWQLGMILRNNGDIIVIAPPLILSKDEADEMLKKMEQAISDAMKHFGL
- a CDS encoding ROK family protein: MNLLNTEGPLSRIELTKKSKLDGKTVTSLTKELIGENLISSIGYKSSTGGRCPELLNINANARQCIGLYMDGEKILAILSNLKGNILIKRQFPLKVGASRKTVIDVFEKSILSLTEQAEHSKLLGIGIAVQGIMDAKMETVIQSALFPSMEGMNLKKILRKIYSAPVEIEDSARSKALAEKWFGAAKKIDNFILLDMGLGIGCAIFAEGHIHYGENMSSGELGHTIIDERGTLCRCGHRGCLETVASLEVLERRIKKELGLKSTNLGEIIELLNKENATAKDIVCEVGHYIGLSISNVVNVIHPSHIILDGLLTRLGNIFFNSIDETLKHYTMPSFYNNLKLVPAKLGDEGASLGATTLLLRKIFEMEELM